The Caproicibacterium amylolyticum genome includes the window CGCCGGAAGAACTTGATACGATACTGCCCGATGCTATGAAAAAAAGCATGACTGATGCGGATTATAAAAAGCTGCTTACGGATATAGTGGGATCACAGATGGTCGAAAAAAATGTGCGCTTTTTTCCGGATTGGCTGGAAGACAGTTACGGACAAATCACTTCTGAATCCGTTGTTGATTTGCCTTTGGGCGCGACCAGAAAATTTGGCGTTTTGGCAAATGTAAAAATCAAGGGAGCAGCAAATCTGTGTACGGGAAACGGAACTGTGGCTGCGACCCGACTGTATAAAAAATGGGACGGCGAGGGCGGAAGCTACGGCCTGTATGGTTGCGGTAAGATTGGTCAAGTCACGGGCGTGTACATGAATGGTCAGAAGTTGTTTGCCGTGCGGCTGATTGCACCGCCGTTTACAAGTGACACAACCCAAGATGTGACCCGCCGTGTGGGGCAGAGATACACTTTCCGTGTGACGGTGCCTTATGGTGGTCAAGTGCCTTCTTTTACTGTGGGAAATGGCAGCCTGCTCTCCACATATGTTGCCGGTAAAGTGACGAAAAAAAAAGACAGTTCTAAAAACTATTTCTTTGGCTACCGCTGTTTAAAGCGAGGCCGAACCGGAGTTTATGTAACACTGGGCGGAAAAAACTACTGTGCTTTCTGCGCAAACGTTCAATAAAAGTTTTATTTCACGGTCTTGCTCTTAATTTGAAAGAAAAAGTTGAGTACTGCGTCCAAAACGAAAGGAGCCGCGCTGGAAAACCGAATCAGCAGTTTCAGTCTGGACACCTAAAGAAGTTTGAAAACGGAAATCTGATGGCTTGGTTTTCGGGGTTCAGGTCGAAATGAGCAGTCCAAAGTCAATAATGCAAAAACCGTTTTCTGACGGCATTATAGCGGACGAAAAATTATGAGCAAACCCTTTTAATGGCCTGATTTGAGGAATGACAAAAAGCACGCGGGTGAAAATGAACTGAACCCCATTTGTTAGACAAGTGATATACTTGTTTAAGGAATGGGGTGTTTTTATATGCCGAAAGGACAACGCAAGCATTTTTACAGTGGTGACTTCAAATTAGAAGTAATCGAAACCATGGAGCGAGAGCATTTAAGTTTGAGTGAAGCGGCTCGGAGGTTTAGGGTTCCAGATCATACAATTGTAGCGAGATGGGAACGCCACTATCTAACAGAAGGAAAACAAGGACTCTACATTGAACGCCGAGGAAATCCGAAAGTGGCAAGAGAAACTAAAATGCCGGATGAAACGCGCAAGGACTTAATCGCAGAAATACAGCAGTTGCGAATGGAGAATGAATATCTAAAAAAATTGAATGCCTTGGTCTTGAAAGAGGAACAGCAAAACAAAAAGCACAAATAATTCAGGAATTAAGGCAGACATATCCAATAGGTAAGCTGCTGCAATTTGCAGGTATTCCTCGCAGCACCTTCTACTACTATTTGCACCAGTCGAAGCAGCCATCTCGGTACAACCGGGTGAAAGAAGAAATACAACGCATTTATACGGAGAACCATGGCCGTTACGGTTACCGCAGAATTACCTTAGCCTTAGGCAAGGCAGGAATTGCAATAAACCACAAGACAACGCTAAAACTCATGCGTCAAATGGGGTTGTTCTGTCGTGTCCGTATGAAGCGTTACAACTCTTACAAAGGTGAGGTTGGCAACATTGCCCCCAATCTGTTGGAGCGCCAGTTTACGGCACCGGCGCCGAACTGCAAATGGATCACTGATGTGACCGAGTTCAAGATTGACGGGAAGAAGCTTTATCTGTCGCCCATTTTGGATTTGTATAACCGCGAAATCGTCAGCTACTCGATTAGTGAGCATCCCGACTTTGCTATGATTTCCGAAATGCTTTCGAAAGCATTTCAGAAACTGCCGGATAAAGCAGAAAATTTGATCCTTCACTCTGACCAAGGCTGGCTCTACCAAATTAAGCCCTACCAACGAATACTACAAGGCAAAGGTATTTCACAAAGTATGTCCCGCAAGGCAACTTGCCTTGATAATGCTGTTGCTGAAAACTTCTTTGGCATTCTCAAAACGGAACTTCTCTACTTGCAGAAATTTGATTCCATGGAGCAATTCAAGGCCGCTTTGATTGAGTATCTCGATTATTACAACAATCGCCGCATCAAGGCAAAACTAAACGGCCTGAGTCCTGTGGAGTACAGAATTCAGACCGTTCAGGTTGCTTAATTCAAATTTTGTCTAACTTTTGGGGTTCACTTCAAAATCATCCGCGTGCTTTTTTGCGATTTTT containing:
- a CDS encoding helix-turn-helix domain-containing protein — protein: MPKGQRKHFYSGDFKLEVIETMEREHLSLSEAARRFRVPDHTIVARWERHYLTEGKQGLYIERRGNPKVARETKMPDETRKDLIAEIQQLRMENEYLKKLNALVLKEEQQNKKHK
- a CDS encoding IS3 family transposase; translated protein: MQELRQTYPIGKLLQFAGIPRSTFYYYLHQSKQPSRYNRVKEEIQRIYTENHGRYGYRRITLALGKAGIAINHKTTLKLMRQMGLFCRVRMKRYNSYKGEVGNIAPNLLERQFTAPAPNCKWITDVTEFKIDGKKLYLSPILDLYNREIVSYSISEHPDFAMISEMLSKAFQKLPDKAENLILHSDQGWLYQIKPYQRILQGKGISQSMSRKATCLDNAVAENFFGILKTELLYLQKFDSMEQFKAALIEYLDYYNNRRIKAKLNGLSPVEYRIQTVQVA